A window from Actimicrobium sp. CCC2.4 encodes these proteins:
- the yghU gene encoding glutathione-dependent disulfide-bond oxidoreductase: MTDASTYTPPKIWTADKESGGLFANINRPVSGPTRDKELQRGVHPLQLYSMGTPNGVKVTVMLEELLAAGHTGAEYDAWLIRIHEGDQFGSGFVEINPNSKIPALVDHSGAAPIRIFESGAILVYLAEKFGAFLPTDSARRAECLSWLFWQMGSGPFLGGGFGHFYAYAPLKVEYAIDRYAMEVKRQMDVLDKRLADNEYIAGDEYTIADMAIWPWYGSLAKGLLYDAGEFLQVQEYKNVQRWTNQLAERPAVRRGRMVNRTMGEPSSQLHERHDAGDFATKTQDKLATST, translated from the coding sequence ATGACTGATGCATCGACCTACACCCCGCCTAAAATTTGGACTGCCGACAAGGAAAGCGGCGGCCTTTTCGCCAATATCAACCGTCCGGTATCCGGCCCTACCCGCGACAAAGAACTGCAACGCGGCGTACATCCGCTGCAGCTGTATTCGATGGGCACGCCCAATGGCGTCAAGGTCACCGTGATGCTCGAAGAGCTGCTGGCCGCCGGACACACAGGCGCGGAATACGATGCCTGGCTGATCCGGATTCATGAAGGCGATCAGTTCGGCAGCGGTTTTGTGGAGATCAATCCGAACTCCAAGATTCCAGCGCTGGTGGACCATAGCGGCGCAGCGCCGATCCGGATCTTCGAGTCGGGTGCCATCCTGGTCTATTTGGCCGAAAAATTCGGTGCCTTCCTGCCCACCGACAGCGCCAGGCGCGCCGAATGCCTGTCATGGCTGTTCTGGCAAATGGGTAGCGGACCATTTCTGGGTGGTGGCTTCGGTCACTTCTATGCGTATGCACCATTAAAAGTCGAATACGCGATCGACCGCTATGCAATGGAGGTCAAGCGTCAGATGGATGTGCTGGACAAACGCCTTGCCGACAACGAATACATTGCCGGCGATGAGTACACGATTGCCGACATGGCGATCTGGCCGTGGTACGGCAGTCTGGCAAAAGGGCTGTTGTATGACGCCGGCGAATTCCTGCAGGTACAGGAGTACAAGAACGTGCAGCGCTGGACTAATCAGCTCGCCGAACGCCCGGCGGTCAGGCGCGGACGCATGGTCAACCGCACCATGGGCGAGCCATCCAGCCAGTT
- a CDS encoding NAD(P)-dependent oxidoreductase — protein MTTPHIGFLGLGSMGAPMARNLLKSGLAVTVYNRTRAVAEAFAADGASIADTAAGAVVEGGIAITMLSNDAALEAVTLGQDGLLHKLGKGGLHISMSTVSPETSKKLAALHAANGSLFLSAPVFGRPEAAAASKLWIVQSGSGDAKQRAKAILTILGQGIHDFGDDPAAANVVKLSGNFMILAAIETMAEAQALAEKNGIDRAALASFFGQTIFACPIYQNYGRTIAERAFEPAGFKLELGMKDVRLVRDVAEAAMVPMPLADLLHDRLLTSLAKQRGKLDWTGIELVTAEDAALR, from the coding sequence ATGACCACACCACATATCGGCTTTCTCGGACTAGGCAGCATGGGTGCGCCGATGGCGCGCAACCTGCTCAAGAGCGGTCTTGCCGTCACCGTGTATAACCGCACCCGCGCCGTTGCAGAAGCCTTCGCTGCCGACGGTGCCAGCATCGCCGACACCGCCGCCGGCGCCGTCGTCGAAGGCGGTATCGCCATCACGATGCTGTCCAATGATGCCGCGCTCGAAGCGGTCACGCTGGGCCAGGACGGTCTGCTTCACAAGCTCGGTAAAGGCGGCTTACATATCTCGATGAGTACCGTGTCACCTGAGACCTCGAAAAAACTGGCTGCGCTACATGCCGCGAACGGCAGCCTGTTTTTGAGTGCGCCGGTATTCGGCCGGCCCGAAGCGGCTGCCGCCAGCAAGCTCTGGATTGTCCAGTCCGGCAGCGGCGATGCCAAGCAACGTGCCAAGGCCATCCTCACTATTCTCGGACAGGGCATCCATGACTTTGGCGACGATCCGGCGGCGGCGAACGTCGTCAAACTGTCCGGCAATTTCATGATCCTGGCCGCCATCGAAACCATGGCTGAAGCACAGGCCCTGGCCGAAAAAAATGGCATCGACCGCGCTGCGCTGGCGAGCTTTTTTGGCCAGACCATCTTCGCCTGCCCGATTTACCAGAACTACGGCCGCACCATCGCCGAACGCGCTTTCGAGCCGGCCGGCTTCAAGCTCGAACTCGGTATGAAGGATGTGCGTCTGGTGCGCGACGTTGCCGAAGCGGCGATGGTACCGATGCCACTGGCCGACTTGCTCCATGACCGGCTGCTGACCAGCCTTGCCAAGCAGCGCGGCAAACTTGACTGGACCGGTATCGAGCTGGTCACAGCCGAAGACGCCGCACTGCGTTAA
- a CDS encoding cytochrome P450, which translates to MPDARMPLRQLRDLPGPPTLPIIGNIHQITPDRVHRIVEQWCGQYGDFFRMSLGHATLLVVADHVTIGAILRDRPAGFRRPAVTEKVSHEMGGIPGLFLAEGDDWRNQRRMVMTALSPTAIKAYFPALIKVALRLQQRWNTAAANETPIDLSDDLKRYTVDIIAGLAFGTDVNTIASGEDRIQQHLDVILPMVARRSLALFPYWRYVRLPSDRRLDRSVVALKSAISELIAGAHDRLAAEPARRDNPRNLLEAMLVAAAEPDSGVTDRTVSGNVTTMLLAGEDTTANTIAWMLYLLQAHPAALQQASDEVRRVAPDPAGYTIEQMDALDYVDACALEAMRLKPVAPYIPVQALHDTVIGDIAIPAGTPIWCVLRRHSVDEQFFTAAGSFNPQRWRDAGDEGGADKRIAMPFGAGARTCPGRYLALLEIKMAIALVLGQFDLVSVQTDDGQEPRELMAFVMSPVGLKMTLRRRS; encoded by the coding sequence ATGCCAGACGCAAGAATGCCGCTTCGCCAGTTACGCGATTTGCCCGGTCCGCCAACGCTCCCGATAATCGGCAATATCCACCAGATCACACCCGATCGCGTGCACCGGATCGTCGAGCAGTGGTGCGGGCAATACGGTGATTTTTTCCGCATGTCGCTGGGGCACGCTACCTTGCTGGTGGTCGCAGACCACGTGACGATAGGCGCGATCCTGCGCGACCGGCCGGCCGGCTTCCGGCGTCCGGCCGTCACTGAAAAAGTCTCGCACGAGATGGGCGGTATTCCGGGCCTGTTCCTGGCCGAGGGCGATGATTGGCGCAACCAGCGAAGAATGGTCATGACGGCGCTGTCGCCGACGGCAATCAAGGCGTATTTTCCAGCACTGATCAAAGTGGCCTTGCGCTTGCAGCAGCGCTGGAATACGGCGGCTGCAAACGAAACACCCATCGACCTGTCGGACGACCTGAAGCGCTATACCGTCGACATCATCGCCGGCCTGGCATTCGGCACCGACGTCAACACGATTGCCTCCGGCGAAGACCGGATCCAGCAACATCTGGACGTGATCCTGCCGATGGTGGCACGACGCAGCCTGGCACTGTTTCCTTACTGGCGTTACGTGCGGCTGCCTTCCGACCGGCGACTGGACCGCAGCGTCGTCGCGCTCAAGAGCGCCATCAGCGAACTGATCGCCGGTGCGCACGACCGTCTCGCTGCCGAACCGGCCCGCCGTGACAATCCGCGCAATCTGCTCGAAGCGATGCTGGTGGCCGCCGCCGAACCCGATAGCGGCGTGACCGACCGGACCGTCTCCGGCAATGTCACGACGATGCTGCTGGCTGGCGAAGACACCACCGCCAACACGATCGCCTGGATGCTGTATCTGCTGCAGGCGCATCCGGCAGCGCTGCAGCAGGCCAGTGACGAAGTGCGCCGGGTCGCGCCCGATCCGGCTGGCTATACGATCGAACAGATGGATGCGCTGGACTATGTCGATGCCTGCGCGCTGGAGGCGATGCGGCTCAAGCCGGTCGCGCCGTATATTCCGGTCCAGGCGTTGCACGATACGGTGATCGGGGATATTGCGATACCGGCGGGTACGCCGATATGGTGTGTGCTGCGCCGGCACAGCGTCGATGAACAGTTCTTCACTGCAGCCGGCAGCTTCAACCCGCAACGCTGGCGCGATGCAGGCGACGAAGGCGGTGCCGACAAACGCATTGCGATGCCGTTCGGTGCCGGTGCGCGCACGTGTCCGGGGCGTTATCTGGCCTTGCTCGAAATAAAAATGGCAATCGCCCTGGTACTCGGGCAATTTGATCTGGTGTCGGTGCAGACCGACGACGGTCAGGAACCGCGCGAGTTGATGGCGTTCGTGATGTCGCCGGTCGGTCTGAAGATGACCTTGCGGCGTCGCTCCTAG
- a CDS encoding HAD-IA family hydrolase, protein MLDHAYPVPPLTHLVSDCDGVLIDSEAVALDAMLTSLQSRMADREQLAALIRPRLGLPLVEVLAQLFVILEATPAHGELIAIGEYIEHECDRRLSLVPGVADALAAIALPKAVASNSHSDRVRAALARTGLAPLFGTHIHTPDNSGLPKPDPAVYLAAAAGLGVAPGHCIAVEDSITGATAAVAAGMVVLGYIGGGHVPAGQALRMQALGVHATFDTMSALPELVNALILRR, encoded by the coding sequence TTGCTTGACCACGCTTACCCTGTTCCCCCTTTAACGCATCTGGTCAGCGATTGCGATGGTGTGCTAATCGACAGCGAGGCCGTCGCGCTCGATGCGATGCTGACGTCCTTGCAGTCGCGCATGGCCGACCGCGAACAACTCGCCGCACTGATCCGTCCGCGCCTTGGCTTGCCGCTGGTCGAAGTACTGGCGCAATTGTTTGTCATTCTGGAGGCGACGCCCGCCCATGGCGAACTGATAGCCATTGGCGAATACATCGAACACGAATGCGATCGCCGGCTGTCGCTGGTGCCCGGCGTGGCCGACGCGCTGGCCGCGATCGCGCTACCGAAAGCCGTCGCCAGCAACAGCCACAGCGACCGCGTGCGCGCAGCGCTGGCCCGTACCGGCCTGGCGCCGCTGTTCGGCACCCACATCCACACGCCTGACAACAGCGGTTTGCCCAAGCCTGATCCGGCGGTCTATCTGGCAGCAGCAGCCGGCCTCGGCGTCGCACCGGGTCACTGCATTGCGGTTGAAGACAGCATCACCGGCGCGACCGCTGCGGTCGCCGCTGGGATGGTGGTGCTGGGATATATCGGCGGCGGACATGTTCCGGCCGGACAGGCATTGCGCATGCAGGCGCTCGGGGTTCATGCCACCTTCGACACAATGAGCGCCTTGCCGGAACTGGTCAACGCGCTGATCCTGCGCCGCTAG
- a CDS encoding pseudouridine synthase, whose amino-acid sequence MTEPLRLSKRMSELGLCSRREADVWIEKGWVRVDGKVVSELGSKVLPSQHVTIERQAAAEQSKLVTILINKPMGYVSGQAEDGYQPAVTLIKPENRWAEDHATTQFHPTQLRSLVPAGRLDIDSIGLLVLTQDGRVAKQLIGETTEVEKEYLVRVQYDRPGRLPENQLLKLQHGLTMDGKELLPAKVRWQNEDQLSFILREGKKRQIRRMCDMVGLKVLGLKRVRIGNIKLGDLPVGEWRYLTADEGF is encoded by the coding sequence ATGACCGAACCACTCCGCCTCTCCAAACGCATGTCCGAACTGGGCCTGTGCTCCCGCCGCGAAGCCGATGTCTGGATTGAAAAAGGCTGGGTCCGGGTCGACGGCAAGGTCGTCTCCGAACTCGGCAGCAAGGTCTTGCCAAGCCAGCACGTGACCATTGAGCGGCAAGCTGCCGCCGAGCAGTCGAAGCTGGTGACCATCCTGATCAACAAGCCGATGGGCTACGTGAGCGGCCAGGCCGAAGATGGCTACCAGCCCGCCGTGACGCTGATCAAGCCGGAAAACCGCTGGGCCGAAGACCATGCCACAACGCAATTCCACCCGACCCAATTACGTAGCCTGGTGCCGGCCGGACGACTCGACATCGACTCGATTGGCTTGCTGGTGCTGACGCAGGATGGCCGCGTTGCCAAGCAGTTGATCGGCGAAACCACCGAGGTCGAAAAGGAATATCTGGTACGGGTCCAGTACGATCGCCCCGGCCGGCTGCCGGAAAACCAGTTGCTGAAACTGCAGCACGGCCTGACGATGGATGGCAAGGAACTGCTGCCGGCCAAAGTGCGCTGGCAGAACGAGGACCAGCTCAGCTTCATTCTGCGCGAAGGCAAGAAGCGCCAGATCCGGCGCATGTGCGACATGGTCGGCCTGAAGGTGCTGGGCTTGAAGCGCGTGCGCATCGGCAACATCAAGCTGGGTGATTTACCGGTCGGTGAATGGCGCTACCTGACTGCTGACGAAGGCTTCTGA